The following DNA comes from Pseudophryne corroboree isolate aPseCor3 chromosome 8, aPseCor3.hap2, whole genome shotgun sequence.
cagatttcggccttatctatattctttcagaaggaattggcttctctcccagaagtccagacttttgtaaagggagtgttgcacatccagcccccctttgtgcccccagtggcaccgtgggaccttaacgtggtgttacagttccttaaatcacactgatttgagcctcttcaaacagttgaattgaagtttctcacttggaaagtggtcatggtattggccttggcatctgcaaggcgggtgtccgaattggcggctttgtcttacaagagcccctatctgattttccatgcggatcgtgcagagttgaggactcgttctcattttctgcctaaggtggtttcgtcatttcatatgaaccaacctattgtggtgcctgtggcgacGGGtgctttggaggattccaagtcccttgatatagtcagggccttaaagatttatatagccagaacggctagggttaggaaaacagaagcactgtttgtcctgtatgcagccaacaaggtttgcgctcctgcgtctaagcagactattgctcgctggatctgtaacacgattcagcaggctcattctacggctggattgccagttccaaaattcggtaaaggcccattccactaggaaggtgggctcttcttgggcggctgcccgaggcgtcttggcattacagctttgccgagcggcgacttggtcgggttcaaacacttttgcaaaattctacaagtttgataccctggctgatgaggacctcatgtttgctcaatcggtgctgcagagtcatccgcactctcccgcccggtctggagctttggtataaaccccatggtccttacggagtccccagcatcctctaggacgtaagagaaaataagattttaaacctaccggtaaatctttttctcctagtccatagaggatgctgggcgcccgtcccagtgcggacaaattctgcaaggcttgtatatagttgttgcttacataagggttatgttacagttgagatcagtctctggctgatgctgttttgttcatgctgttaactggtttagtatataccatgttgtacggtgtgtatggtgtgggctggtatgtatctcgcccttcgattaacaaaaatcctttcctcgtactgtcagtctcctctgggcacagtcctaactgaggtctggaggaggggcatagagggaggagccagtgcacacccattctaaagtctttacagtacccatgtctcctgcggagccgtctatacccaatggtccttacggagtccccagcatcctctacggactaggagaaaaagatttaccggtaggtttaaaatcttattttctttgtttTAATGTTTCTATCGTGTTCATGTATTTCTTTCTACAATTAAAGTCCTTCTGTTCCAGGGCCTGGTTGGGATTGTCACTGGGGGAGCCTCTGGTCTTGGTCGGGCCACAGCGGAACGGTTAGTGCGACAGGGAGCCAGCGCCGTCATCCTAGATTTACCGAGCACTGACGGGAACAGTGTAGCGCAGTCTCTTGGAGAGAAGTGTGCATTTGCTCCGACTGATGTAGGTATATATAAATTAGAGACGTGCACTGagctccgtgttttggttttggatctggattaatttttgtgttttggttctggttttctAAAACCACCCTCACAAGAAAAATgcgaaaaacagctaaaatcatgtaatttggtcctgttatttgttcctacagtattattaacctcagtaacattgatTTCCAGTCATTGTCAGTGAATTTTGACCACTCacggctcacaatattgttttcagtaatattggccaaaggctgcagccagCTATCTGATTGAacgaagtgacagagcagcggcacagacACACAACAGTTTAAAAGGATATAGCAATGGCTGCCGCATATGTGTGGTTATCAGATCCTGCACGCGGTACCGGCACTGCAGCGAGCACATCGCAGGGACCGGCTCCTTTTGtagcccctgtccctgcatccacAGCTTCAAACATCTTCCCAAAGAAAAAGCCATCCTGCAATGCGATCTTTGTGCCAAGATCGCATTACGAATGCAATGAATGATGATTGGCTCCATAAAGGCTGGATGCTATTAATCATCGCATTTTGCATGGAGGCGTTTAGTAAAGACATATGCTTCAAAAAAATCTTAAAAAGGACAACTGTCTCTGTAAGAGCGGTCATGTGCGATacaaggacttccgggtttatgatcCCGGAGTCCTTCTGTGCATGTGTTGGATTGGATCCTTCTCAGGGCAGATCTATTGGGAAACACCACTTACAGATGGCGTTGCATACCAGGTCCAATCTCCGGAATGTATTGCATCCCAGACCCTGAAGCATATTACTATAGCTAAACAATTGTACCAGTGAGTTTGAAAGGGGCAAATCTGAGCCCTCTGTATCTGCCTAAAACATCCCTGTATAATATAAATCCTATATAATCCACCTGGTAAAATCTGACAAGTTACATAGCACCAGTAATTGAGCGGATGTGTTGGTGCATAGGAGAGAATTCAAATTTGATTAGCTTTaacagattaataataataatgtaaaggaAAAGACCCATataaggcgggatgtactaaaggaaaaatgcggtaaaccccccgaaaacgggggttttactgcattttcaaatgtactaagaccctaccgccggtttTTCGCAGTCCAGGGTATGGCGAtaccttatagaagcctatgggcttcttatcgccgaacgCCGCCCCCACCgcagatgtcaccccccccccaggcataccttcctccaggcagccctggtatcggaaggtaatctcctcctccccctagcaatgcagccggCAGTCtttctggctgcaggggggagtaggaggcgccggggacagcctgctgctgcttcccggcgtgcggGCAGTGTGAAGATCCCTGGAAGATGATGGAGACTCCCGGCAgaccaccttacaggtatcgcggggggcctccgtcaccgcattgcgatattgaccgcatatgttagtacatatgcgatcaacatcgctgcgaggggcggcgatgtatcttaatagatCCCGCCCATAATACCATAAAGAGCTTTATGGCCTCTACCTTTCATTGTGTTAGCAGTGATTACCCTGCTTCCCATATGCTGTACTGCACATTATTTGGCTCTGCACTCCTCTCTGTCTGATCCACCGGTTGCCTGTGAGACAGCCACACTCAGACAATCAGCGACCTTACCATGGTAGCGGCTGCTGATTGGATCCGACAGGAGACTGATTTATGGACCAAAACACAGAGATCCGATGCCGTTAAGAGGAAATTTTGCCTCCTTTTCGGATACGAGCCCAgtaggaaaacctgagcctggacTCAGATCTGCTCAGAACCCCTAAGTTTGGGTGGGTTCCGTTTCCAGAAAACTGAACCCACTCACCTCTAATATAAATATAGCTCCCTGAGGTGTACTTGTGAAGCTGGTGGCCATATTAAATCATTGAAGGGCCACCTTTGACCTTAACCAAAAAAGTTTGCATGCTTCCActtttaaataaatgtaaaaaaaaattgtttttttaattttttttattcttgCATAAATGTTAATCTGTTGTGTACTTTGCTTTCTGCTTGTGATTGAACCTAGGTGACCTCAGAGTCTGATGTGACAAATGCGTTGGAAGTGGCCCGTTCCAAGTTTGGAGGAGTGAATATTGTGGTCAACTGCGCTGGCATTGCCGTGGCTATAAAAACCTACAACAAAAGCAAACAGAGGCCGCACAGTTTGGAGGATTTCCAGAGGGTCATAAATGTAGGTTTAGATGATCACATAGAACGGGAActtgattattttatttttttctcttggtTGTTATAAATGCTAGTATTAAAATCTATATTTTTGAAGAATTTATACAGTTTTCAATCATGTGAGTGGTGCACAGATTATATAAGTTGCCAAAAAACTTCTTGTTTTTGAAGGTCGGATAAATTTGATTATACTATTTTGCTTGTCTCTTAGGTGAACATTGCCGGTACGTTTAATGTTATTCGTCTAGCTTCAGCAGAGATGGTGAAGAATGAGCCAGACGTTGATGGACAGAAAGGAGTTATAATAAACACGGCCAGCATCGCTGCCTATGACGGACAGGTCAGGTTTTTCATGGAATGACCTAAACTTGTGTAGCATGGAAAAGATATATTGTGCAATCTGCGCTTATTATTTACACTGTGCTTTGGATACATTCCACATGCAGTAAATTGAGGGTCTGATTGAGTTGACGTGAAGCAGTGGCAATTCCAGTGATTGGAAATCCATGCGACTATCCACCTGTATTCAGAGGCAGCTACAACTCTGCCTGTGACAGCAGCTGTCATAATGCTCCTCTGCATTTGCCCCAAACCTATCCTTGTTACGGGAGATCCGACTGAAATCAGGCCACACTATGTGTACGCTCCCCTCTAAATAGCTTGCAGCTTATCCTACATGCAACAGCCCCACTCCCACCCAGTGATGCCCATTCAGTCTTAACCTCTTCAGTGCATGCCCAGAAATCTTCCGGGCTTGACGGCGCTGGCAACCTCGGCAGAGATTTCCAGGCATACTACTGATATCCAagggacagccgtgcagcgtgcaCAACACCTGGGAATTGGTATACTCCGTTATGGAGTTTAGCCCCCCCCCGGACTCCTATTGACAGGGGGGCGGGCTTAGCAGTAAAATGCTTATGCTGATTGGCGGCTGGGAATCAACGCTAGGGCTGGCAATACCCGTGGGCGATCGTCAGGCGATTATCTTGCCCTTCCCCATCAGTCTCTCCCACTGTACCGTCCCCAAATTCCtctccgggtgtagtatggtatgccggcggccaggctcccggcgaccagcataccggcgctgggagcccgaccgccggcataccgacagcatggcgagtgcaaatgagccccttgcgggctcgccacgctggtgGCATGCTATGCGCACCACGGTgttcattctccctccaggggggtcgtggacccccacaagggagaatatctgtcggtatgccgggtgtcgggattccggcgccggtatactgtgcgccgggatccagacattcggcaacctgaagaccacccctcctctcccactgtaatttctctatcgtcctagtggatgctggggttcctgaaaggaccatggggaatagcggctccgcaggagacagggcacaaaaagtaaatctttatgatcaggtggtgtgtactggctcctccccctatgaccctcctccaagcctcagttaggtttttgtgcccgtccgagaagggtgcaatctaggtggctctcctaaagagctgcttagaaaagtttagcttaggttttttatttctctatcgtcctagtggatgctggggttcctgaaaggaccatggggaatagcggctccgcaggagacagggcacaaaaagtaaagctttttccgatcaggtggtgtgcactggctcctccccctatgaccctcctccagactccagttagatttttgtgcccggccgagaagggtgcaatctaggtggctctcctaaagagctgcttagaaaaagtttagctaggttttttattttacagtgattcctgctggcaacaggatcactgcagcgagggactgaggggagaaggaatcaactcacctgcgtgcaggatggattggtttcttggctactggacatcaagctccagagggacgatcacaggtacagcctggatggtcaccggagccacaccgccggcccccttgcagatgctgaaatcagaagaggtccagaatcggcggctgaagactcctgcagtcttctaaaggtagcgcacagcactgcagctgtgcgccattttcctctcagcacacttcacacggcagtcactgagggtgcagggcgctgggaggggggcgccctgggaggcaaaatgagtacctataaaggctaaaaatacctcacatatagccctagaggctatatggagatatttaacccctgcctaatttttctaaatagcgggagacgagcccgccggaaaaggggcggggcctatctcctcagcacacggcgccatttcctctcacagctccgctggtcaggacggctcccaagtctctcccctgcactgcactacagaaacagggtaaaacagagaggggggggcacatttatggcgatattttgatataacaaagcagctataagggagcacttattataaggctatccctgatatatatatagcgcttttggtgtgtgctggcaaactctccctctgtctccccaaagggctagtgggtcctgtcttcgttaggagcattcccggtgtgtctgctgtgtgtcggtacgtgtgtgtcgacatgtatgaggacgatattggtgtggaggcggagcaattgccaaatatgaggatgtcacc
Coding sequences within:
- the HSD17B10 gene encoding 3-hydroxyacyl-CoA dehydrogenase type-2; this translates as MANLRSLKGLVGIVTGGASGLGRATAERLVRQGASAVILDLPSTDGNSVAQSLGEKCAFAPTDVTSESDVTNALEVARSKFGGVNIVVNCAGIAVAIKTYNKSKQRPHSLEDFQRVINVNIAGTFNVIRLASAEMVKNEPDVDGQKGVIINTASIAAYDGQVGQAAYSASKGGIVGMTLPIARDLAPLGIRVVTIAPGLFATPLLLGLPEKAREFLAKQVPFPSRLGHPEEYAHLVQTIIENPMLNAEVIRLDGALRMQP